The sequence ACACCGTGAAACTGAAAACCGCCTCTGTCAAATACAACCGTTTCCACTTTATTGTCTTTGCACTTTTCCGCAATAGCTTTTCCAAGTTTAACAGCGGACTCTTTGTTCTTGCCTTTAATCTCCGCATTCTTGGTGTTTGTAGCTATGCCAAACAGGCTTTTCTGCGCCACATCATCAACAACCTGCGCATAAAGAGAGTTAGCTCCCCTGTGAAAAGCAAGCCTTGGCCTTTCCTGCGTGCCTGTAATTTTTTTTCTTCCGCGTTCGTGCCTTAAAATTCTTTTAGCTGTTGATAAAGCTGTCTTTTTTGTTATCTTCATATTAACCTTTATCCTCCGGCATGTCTTTTATTTTGCCTATTATTTACCTTTAGCTCCAGCCGCGCTCTTTCCGGCTTTTCTTCTTACGCGTTCATCATCATACATGATTCCCTTGCCCTGGTACGGTTCCGGCGGTTTTACTTTTCTTAATTTAGCCGCTGTTTCTCCCACCATCTGTTTATCAATTCCGGTGACAGTTATCTTTGTCTGGTTCTCGGTTACTTCCGCTTTTACACCGGCAGGAATTTCAAAAACCACCGGATGCGAAAAACCCATCGCCATTGTTATCTTTGTTCCCTGCATCTGTGCCCTGTAACCAACACCCTTTAACAGAAGCGTTTTTACATAACCTTCATTAACGCCCTTCACCTTATTGGCAATTACAGCCCTTTCAGTGCCAAACTGGGCATTTGCAGCCTTGTCTTTTTCCACATTAACTCTGGGAACAACATTTAGTTCGTTGTTTTCAATTTTATAATCAAACTTGTTATTTATAACGTGTTCCGCCTTGCCTTTAGTGCCTTCTATCTTTAATAATTTTCCGTCGTTTGTAACCTTAACGCCTGAAGGAATTTTAACAGGCTGCCTTCCAATTCTTGACATAGTTTATTTCTCCTTTACCAAATTTCGCAGATTATTTCGCCGCCAATATTAAGTTCCCTTGCTTTTTGGCTTGTCATAATGCCCTTGGATGTTGATACAACAAGTACTCCAAGACCGCTTTTTATTTTGGGCATTTTGTCCCTGCCCATGTATACGCGCCTTGAAGGTTTGCTTACCCTTTTAAGTGAGTTGATAAGTTTTTCCTTGTTTACTCCATACTTCAAATATACCCTGACAATGCCCTGCTTATTGTCTTCAATATACCTGTAACCTTTTATAAAGCCCTCGTCCTTCAAAAGCTTTACAATATTCTGTTTCAATTTCGAAGAAGGAACATCAACATAATCCTTCATTTTCATGTTAGCATTCCTAATTCTTGTTAGCATATCGCCGATAGAATCCATTGTTCCTCCTTTACCAGCTTGACTTTTTTATTCCGGGTATCTCGCCTTTATAAGCGAGTTCCCTGAAGCATAACCTGCATATCCCGAACTTTCTCATATATGCCCTGGGCCTTCCGCATATCTGACAGCGGTTGTAAGCCCTTGATTTAAACTTTGGTTTCTTGTTTGATTTATTTACTATTGCCTTTGTAGCCACCTAATAAGTCCTCCTTATTTTTTTCTGAAAGGCATTCCAAGATTTTCAAGCAATGCCAGCGCGTCTTCATTTTTCTTCGCGGTTGTAACAAATGTAACATCCATTCCCATAATATTTACAACCTTATCAAACTTTATTTCAGGAAATATTATCTGTTCTTTCAGCCCAAGTGTGTAATTACCCCTTCCGTCAAAACTTGTACGGGGAACACCGTTAAAATCCCTTACCCTTGGAAGAGCCAGCGAAATAAGCCTGTCGGCAAATTCAAACATCTTTTCGCCCCTTAAGGTCACTTTGCATCCGATAGGCATTCCTTCCCTTAATTTGAAATTAGATATGGCAACTTTAGCCTTGGTAACAAGCGGCTTTTGTCCGGTTATCTGTGTAAGCTGTTCAACTGCTTCATCAAGCACTTTGGCATCCTGCGTTGCTTTGCCGACACCCATATTGATTACTATCTTAACAAGCCTTGGCACTTCATTAGGGTTCTTAAAACCTTCACCCTGCATCATCTTTGGTATAACTTCTTTTTTGTATTTTTCCTTAAGCCTGGCCGCCATTATTAAGCTCCTCCTGGAATTTTACTTTTCATCAAGCATTTCATTACATTTCTTGCAGATTCTTACTTTTTTGTTATCTGCAATGATTCCAACTTTCACCCTGGTGGGTTTGCCGCATTTATTGCAGATAAGCATTACATTGTCTATTCTTAAAGCGGCTTCTTTTTCAATTATTCCGCCCTGCTGTACTTTCTGTGACGGTTTTGTATGCCTTTTTACAAAATTAATTTTTTCAACAACTACCCTTCTGTCATCAGCAAACATCTTTAAAACCTTGCCGCTTTTGCCTTTGTCTTTCCCTTTGATAACTGTTACAATATCATTCTTTTTTATTTTAACTTTCATGTTATCCTCCTAAACGACTTCAGGCGCAAGGGATATTATCTTAAGGAAATTCTTTTCCCTTAATTCCCTGGCGACCGGCCCGAATATGCGTGTGCCTTTCGGGTTGTTCTGGTCATTAATGACTACCGCTGCATTATTATCAAACCTTATGTATGTACCGTCTTTCCTTCTAAGTTTCTTTTTAACCCTGACTATAACGGCTTTTACCACTTCTTTTTTCTTAACCTGCCCGCCGGGAATGGCATCTTTAACCGATGCCACTATTATATCTCCAAGCGATGCATATCTTGCCCTCGTACCGCCAAGGACCTTAATACACATTATCTCTTTTGCTCCGGAATTATCAGCTACTTCAAGCCTGGACTGTTCCTGAATCATTAGTTTTCACTCCCGTCTTTGATTTCGGCGGCCGCGTCCTGACGTCCGCGTTTTACAACCTTTACCACCATCCATCTTTTTCTTTTGCTTATAGGGGCAACTTCTTTAATTACAACCGTATCGCCCTCTTTGCATTCATTCTTTTCATCATGCGCAAGAACCTTCGTTGATCTTTTGATTATTTTCTTAAAAAGCGGATGCTGAACCTGCCTTGTGACAGTTACCGTTACTGTTTTATCCGCTTTATCAGAAGTTATAAATCCTTCCAGTGTCTTTCTATTATTTTTTTCCGACATTTACAGCCTCCTTGCCGCTCTTCTTCTGTTTAAGCACCGTAAGCGCCCTTGCAATATCCTGCTTTATAGTCTTAATCTGAGAAGTTTTCTCTATCTGCTTTGTAGACAGTTTAATTTTAAGTTTAAAAAGCTGCTCTTTAAATTCTGTCAGTTTTCTTTCAATTTCATCGGACGTCATGTCCCTGAATTCCTGCGGCTTCATGTCTTCCTCCGTTTTTATTACAGCTCGTGCCTTGCTGCGAATTTTGTGAATATAGGAAGCTTTGCTCCCGCCTTCTTAAAAGCGTATCTTGCCACTTCTTCCGTCACGCCATCCAGTTCAAAAAGCACTCTTCCGGGTTTAATAACCACAACCCATGCTTCAGGCGCGCCTTTTCCCTTACCCATCCTTGTTTCAGCCGGTTTCTTTGTTATCGGTTTATCCGGGAATATCCTTACCCAAAGCTTACCGCCTTTTTTTAGCTGCCTGTTAATGGCAACACGCGCGGATTCTATCTGCCTTGCGGTAACCCATGCGGGTTCCAGCGCTTTTAATCCATATTCGCCAAAACTTACTTTATTTCCGCTTGTAGCGACTCCCGACATTCTTCCTCTCATCTGTTTCCTGTATTTAACCCTTGATGGCATCAACATGTACAAATTCCTCCGAATTAATTATTCTTTATTTTCTCCGGGTAATATTTCGCCCTTGAATATCCATACCTTAACCCCTATCGTTCCATAGGTGGTCTTTGCAATTGCATAACCGTAATCAATATCCGCCCTTAATGTCTGAAGCGGAACACGTCCTTCTGTGTACCATTCAGTCCTTGCTATTTCCGCGCCTCCAAGCCTTCCGGAAGTGCATATCTTGATTCCCTGCGCGCCCGCATCGGACGCCATTGTTGTCTGCATTGCCTTTTTCATAGCCCTTCTGAAAGCAACGCGTTTTTCCAGCTGCTGCGCCACATTTTCAGAAACAAGCTGAGCGTCAAGTTCCGGCCTTTTAATTTCCACGGGATCTATAAGCATCTGCTTGCCTGTAAGTTTTTCAAGTTCTTTTTTCAGTACTTCAACTTCAGTGCCTTTTCTTCCGATTATCATTCCCGGTTTTGCGGTATAAATCTTTACAATCGCCTTCTGCCCGGCTCTTTCTATTTCTATTTTTGATATACCGGCACTGTAAAGTTTGTTCTTTATGTATTTTCTTATTTTAAAATCCTCAAGGAGCAGTTCCTTAAAATTCTTTTTGGAGAGCCACTTTGACTTCCAAGTCCTTATTATTCCAATTCTCATGCCTTCCGGATTTATCTTATGACCCATATGGAATTATCTCTCCTTCTTTATTTTTTTATCTGTTACAACTATTGTAAGGTGAGCCGCTTTTTTATGAATTCCCGCAGCCCTTCCCATTGCTCTTGCATGAAACCTTTTTGCCCATTTAATGATAGGCCCGTCATTGACAACAGATTCCATCACATAAAGTTTTTCCGCGTCCGCGCCGTGGTTCTTGGTGGCATTTGCAATCGCAGATTTTAAAACCTTAAGTACATGAGGCGCGCCTGCTTTGTTCATAAACTGAAGAGTTGTCAGAGCATCGCTTACGCTTTTTTTCTTTATCTGTTTCGCCACAAGCCTTAACTTGATCGGCGATATCCTTAAATACCTTCCTATTGCTTTAGCTTCCATTTTATGTTGGCTCCTTTACCTGTTATTTCTTAGCTGCTGATTCTTTTTTCATATCGCCGTGGCCTTTAAATGTCCTTGTCGGCGAAAACTCTCCAAGCTTGTGTCCTACCATATTTTCTGTAACATATACCGGCACAAATTTCTTTCCGTTATGAACCGCAAATGTAACACCAATCATTTCCGGTGAAATTACGCTTCTTCTTGCCCATGTCTTAATTACTTTCTTATCTTTGGCCTCATTGGCCGCTAATACCTTATCAAGTAACTTTTCGTCAATGTAAGGGCCTTTCTTGAGGGACCTGCTCATTTATATTGTTCCTCCTGTTTTTGCTTTGCGCCTTCTGATGATATATTTATTGGAGTACTTCTTTTTATCTCTGGTCTTGTAACCTTTAGCCAATACGCCTGTAGGCGAGCATGGATGCGCTCCGGATTTGGATTTTCCTTCTCCGCCGCCCATAGGATGATCAACAGGGTTCATTGCTATAGCCCTATTTCTTGGTTTAATGCCTCTCCACCTGTTTCTTCCTGCTTTACCTATTATTATATTCTCATGGTCAGTATTTCCAACCTGTCCGACAGTTGCCCTGCACCTTTTCATTACCTGGCGAAGTTCCCCTGAAGGCATTTTTAAAACAACATAATCCCCTTCTTTGCCCATTATCTGCGCAAACGAACCGGCGCCCCTGGCTATCTGTCCGCCTTTGCCCGGTGTAATTTCAATATTATGCACAATAGTACCAACCGGCATAAATGTAAGCGGGATACAGTTACCCGTCTTAATTTCAGCGGTTTCCGAGCTTATTACATTATCGCCCACGGTTAAATTAACAGGAGCAACAATATACCTTTTTTCTCCGTCTTTATAATTTAAAAGCGCAATTCTGCATGTTCTGTACGGGTCGTATTCTATGGATGCAACCACTGCAGGCACTTCAAATTTATCCCTTTTAAAATCTATTATTCTATAAAGCTTTCTGTGGCCGCCGCCCCTGAAACGGGAAGTGATTCTTCCCATGCTGTTTCTGCCTGTCTTGTTTTTAAGTTTAAAAGTCAGCGCCTTTTCAGGTGAGTCTTTTGTTACGTCCTCTTTGTTGTCGACCGTCATCATCCTTCTGGAGGGTGTAAGCGGCCTGAAACTCTTTATTCCCATGGCTTATACTCCTTCTACTATTTCTATTTTATCTTCCTTCTTTAACTGTACGATGGCTTTTTTGAACTTTCTGGCTGCGGAAATCTGACGGCCAAAACGTTTTGCTTTGCCGGGCAGGTTCGCGGTATTAATCTTGGTTACTTTTACCTTGAACATTTTTTCCACGGCTTCTTTAATCTGTTTCTTTGAAGCCTTGCTGTCAACTTCAAAAGTATAGAAGTTGCCTTTTTCCCTTGCGATGGAACTTTTCTCTGTAAGAGAAGGTTTTTTTATTATCTGGTAAATATCCATTACCCTATTCTCCTTATTATTTCTTCCATGGATTTTTTTGTGACAAGTATGTTTGAATTAACCAAAAGGTCATACACGTTAATATTCTTGGAAGTAATAATATCCGCGTTTCTGATGTTACGGACCGACTTTACAACAGCGCTGTCAGCTTTTTCCGATACAAAAAGAACTTTTTTGCCGTTAAGCTTCATTATTTTGAGCATATTTGTTACATCTTTTGTTTTAGGCTGCGCAAAATCCATAGTGTTTATTATTTTAATTTCGCCGTCTTTAAGTTTGCCGGCTACAACCATCTGCATGGCTGCCTTTTTCTGTTTTTTAGGAACTTCCATTCTTGCTTTAAGCGGCCTTGGTCCGAATGTTACACCGCCGCCTTTCCAGATAGGAGACCTGTTAGAACCATGCCTTGCACGGCCTGTCCCTTTCTGTTTCCACGGTTTTTTTCCGCCTCCGCGCACTTCCGCCCTTGTAAGCGTATTAGATGAACCGTTATGCTGATTCTGCTGGTAAGCCAGAATCACATCATGAACCGCGTTATCTTTGGCTTCAACTGTAAGAATGCTGTCGGCTATTTCAAATTCTTCCAGCTTCTTGTTTTCTTTATCAAATACGTCAAGTTTCATGATTACAATCTCCTTTTCGTTTACTTCTTTTTAACGCTTTTTCTGATTTCAACTATACCGTTGTTAGATCCCGGAACCGCACCCTGAATAAGCATGAATTTATTTTCAAGGTCAACTTTTTCAACAGCAAGATTAAGGACTGTAACCCTGTCAACACCCATATGTCCTGCCATCCTCATATTCTTGAAAACCCTTGCAGGATATGTGCTGGAACCAATGGAGCCCGGAGCACGGTTGTGATTGCTTCCGTGGCTGCCCGCGCCGCCTGCAAAGTTATGTCTTTTTACAACGCCCTGAAAACCTTTACCCTTTGAAATCCCGCAGACATCAACAAACTTGAGGTCTTTCATGGCTTCAATTGTAAGTGTATCACCCACATTGAATGTTTCAGCTGTTGCGGCATCTACCCTTAT is a genomic window of Candidatus Goldiibacteriota bacterium HGW-Goldbacteria-1 containing:
- a CDS encoding 50S ribosomal protein L29 produces the protein MKPQEFRDMTSDEIERKLTEFKEQLFKLKIKLSTKQIEKTSQIKTIKQDIARALTVLKQKKSGKEAVNVGKK
- a CDS encoding 50S ribosomal protein L14 — protein: MIQEQSRLEVADNSGAKEIMCIKVLGGTRARYASLGDIIVASVKDAIPGGQVKKKEVVKAVIVRVKKKLRRKDGTYIRFDNNAAVVINDQNNPKGTRIFGPVARELREKNFLKIISLAPEVV
- a CDS encoding 30S ribosomal protein S8, whose product is MDSIGDMLTRIRNANMKMKDYVDVPSSKLKQNIVKLLKDEGFIKGYRYIEDNKQGIVRVYLKYGVNKEKLINSLKRVSKPSRRVYMGRDKMPKIKSGLGVLVVSTSKGIMTSQKARELNIGGEIICEIW
- a CDS encoding 50S ribosomal protein L6, producing the protein MSRIGRQPVKIPSGVKVTNDGKLLKIEGTKGKAEHVINNKFDYKIENNELNVVPRVNVEKDKAANAQFGTERAVIANKVKGVNEGYVKTLLLKGVGYRAQMQGTKITMAMGFSHPVVFEIPAGVKAEVTENQTKITVTGIDKQMVGETAAKLRKVKPPEPYQGKGIMYDDERVRRKAGKSAAGAKGK
- a CDS encoding 50S ribosomal protein L3, with the protein product MSTILGKKIGMTQVFNEKGEAIPVTILEIADGVVVDKKTSERDGYTAVKFGFFDCEKPKRMPKALKGVFKNEKTNKDLPLKKVLKEIRVDAATAETFNVGDTLTIEAMKDLKFVDVCGISKGKGFQGVVKRHNFAGGAGSHGSNHNRAPGSIGSSTYPARVFKNMRMAGHMGVDRVTVLNLAVEKVDLENKFMLIQGAVPGSNNGIVEIRKSVKKK
- a CDS encoding 50S ribosomal protein L2 produces the protein MGIKSFRPLTPSRRMMTVDNKEDVTKDSPEKALTFKLKNKTGRNSMGRITSRFRGGGHRKLYRIIDFKRDKFEVPAVVASIEYDPYRTCRIALLNYKDGEKRYIVAPVNLTVGDNVISSETAEIKTGNCIPLTFMPVGTIVHNIEITPGKGGQIARGAGSFAQIMGKEGDYVVLKMPSGELRQVMKRCRATVGQVGNTDHENIIIGKAGRNRWRGIKPRNRAIAMNPVDHPMGGGEGKSKSGAHPCSPTGVLAKGYKTRDKKKYSNKYIIRRRKAKTGGTI
- a CDS encoding 50S ribosomal protein L22, producing MEAKAIGRYLRISPIKLRLVAKQIKKKSVSDALTTLQFMNKAGAPHVLKVLKSAIANATKNHGADAEKLYVMESVVNDGPIIKWAKRFHARAMGRAAGIHKKAAHLTIVVTDKKIKKER
- a CDS encoding 50S ribosomal protein L24, coding for MKVKIKKNDIVTVIKGKDKGKSGKVLKMFADDRRVVVEKINFVKRHTKPSQKVQQGGIIEKEAALRIDNVMLICNKCGKPTRVKVGIIADNKKVRICKKCNEMLDEK
- a CDS encoding 30S ribosomal protein S17, whose amino-acid sequence is MSEKNNRKTLEGFITSDKADKTVTVTVTRQVQHPLFKKIIKRSTKVLAHDEKNECKEGDTVVIKEVAPISKRKRWMVVKVVKRGRQDAAAEIKDGSEN
- a CDS encoding 30S ribosomal protein S3; this encodes MGHKINPEGMRIGIIRTWKSKWLSKKNFKELLLEDFKIRKYIKNKLYSAGISKIEIERAGQKAIVKIYTAKPGMIIGRKGTEVEVLKKELEKLTGKQMLIDPVEIKRPELDAQLVSENVAQQLEKRVAFRRAMKKAMQTTMASDAGAQGIKICTSGRLGGAEIARTEWYTEGRVPLQTLRADIDYGYAIAKTTYGTIGVKVWIFKGEILPGENKE
- a CDS encoding 50S ribosomal protein L4; protein product: MKLDVFDKENKKLEEFEIADSILTVEAKDNAVHDVILAYQQNQHNGSSNTLTRAEVRGGGKKPWKQKGTGRARHGSNRSPIWKGGGVTFGPRPLKARMEVPKKQKKAAMQMVVAGKLKDGEIKIINTMDFAQPKTKDVTNMLKIMKLNGKKVLFVSEKADSAVVKSVRNIRNADIITSKNINVYDLLVNSNILVTKKSMEEIIRRIG
- a CDS encoding type Z 30S ribosomal protein S14, with the protein product MATKAIVNKSNKKPKFKSRAYNRCQICGRPRAYMRKFGICRLCFRELAYKGEIPGIKKSSW
- a CDS encoding 50S ribosomal protein L23, with protein sequence MDIYQIIKKPSLTEKSSIAREKGNFYTFEVDSKASKKQIKEAVEKMFKVKVTKINTANLPGKAKRFGRQISAARKFKKAIVQLKKEDKIEIVEGV
- a CDS encoding 50S ribosomal protein L16 translates to MLMPSRVKYRKQMRGRMSGVATSGNKVSFGEYGLKALEPAWVTARQIESARVAINRQLKKGGKLWVRIFPDKPITKKPAETRMGKGKGAPEAWVVVIKPGRVLFELDGVTEEVARYAFKKAGAKLPIFTKFAARHEL
- a CDS encoding 50S ribosomal protein L5, which gives rise to MAARLKEKYKKEVIPKMMQGEGFKNPNEVPRLVKIVINMGVGKATQDAKVLDEAVEQLTQITGQKPLVTKAKVAISNFKLREGMPIGCKVTLRGEKMFEFADRLISLALPRVRDFNGVPRTSFDGRGNYTLGLKEQIIFPEIKFDKVVNIMGMDVTFVTTAKKNEDALALLENLGMPFRKK
- a CDS encoding 50S ribosomal protein L18, which translates into the protein MKITKKTALSTAKRILRHERGRKKITGTQERPRLAFHRGANSLYAQVVDDVAQKSLFGIATNTKNAEIKGKNKESAVKLGKAIAEKCKDNKVETVVFDRGGFQFHGVVKAFADAVREGGVKF
- a CDS encoding 30S ribosomal protein S19 → MSRSLKKGPYIDEKLLDKVLAANEAKDKKVIKTWARRSVISPEMIGVTFAVHNGKKFVPVYVTENMVGHKLGEFSPTRTFKGHGDMKKESAAKK